CTGCCCTGGGAGCCATGTCCGAATCGAACATATTGCCGAAAGTGGTGATGGAGGAGCCGAGGATATGGGCAGCGCCAGACCGCTCCATGGCAATACCAACAGGGATGAAAGCCGCTATCATTACTATTACAGACCAGTTTACTGACTGATAAGCCTCCTGCGGGGTGATGGCGCCTACCAGCAGAAGAATCACTGTCCCTATAAGTGCAGCCTGGAGAATATCTACAACACCGGTAGCGGCAATCAGCATTATGAGCGGTATAACGGCGATGGCCAGCCACCAGAATCGCACCTTGTGAAGACTGATGTCATGCTCTTGAAGGATGGCCAGATC
Above is a genomic segment from Candidatus Neomarinimicrobiota bacterium containing:
- a CDS encoding SLC13 family permease codes for the protein DLAILQEHDISLHKVRFWWLAIAVIPLIMLIAATGVVDILQAALIGTVILLLVGAITPQEAYQSVNWSVIVMIAAFIPVGIAMERSGAAHILGSSITTFGNMFDSDMAPRAAMSSLFFVAAVITSIMSNNTAAIVLVPVAFSVAGQMGVDVRPFIFAVAFGASTSFITPIGYTTNLMVYGPGQYRFSDFIKVGTPLNILFWILATFLIPVFWPF